The following proteins come from a genomic window of Halomarina ordinaria:
- a CDS encoding creatininase family protein, whose translation MYLADEAWTDLEEYFENESLALVPLGSTEQHGPHLPESTDHVIAQGLAREAADRTGYLCTPTINVGVSPHHRQFPGTMWVDAPAFRDYVESFSRNLTYHGIDRIVYVNAHGGNVQHLREVGRRLHESGDAYAIEWMWDESIPDLVNDSFEHNGPHAGPKETAMVMHLRPELVHDDRLADARDGGWMDFDFAGATVNGARTFYDSVENAANGAFGDQTDATPEKGERLFEAATEQLVELCEWLAAREADELVPRPHV comes from the coding sequence ATGTACCTGGCCGACGAGGCGTGGACGGACCTCGAGGAGTACTTCGAGAACGAATCGCTGGCACTGGTGCCGCTCGGGTCGACCGAACAGCACGGGCCGCACCTGCCGGAGTCGACCGACCACGTCATCGCACAGGGCCTCGCCCGCGAGGCGGCGGACCGGACGGGCTACCTCTGTACGCCCACCATCAACGTCGGCGTCAGCCCCCACCACCGCCAGTTCCCCGGGACGATGTGGGTCGACGCGCCCGCCTTCCGCGACTACGTCGAGTCCTTCTCACGCAACCTCACCTACCACGGTATCGACCGCATCGTCTACGTCAACGCCCACGGCGGGAACGTCCAGCACCTCCGGGAGGTCGGTCGCCGCCTCCACGAGTCGGGCGACGCCTACGCCATCGAGTGGATGTGGGACGAGTCCATCCCGGATCTCGTGAACGACAGCTTCGAGCACAACGGCCCCCACGCCGGGCCGAAGGAGACGGCGATGGTGATGCACCTCCGTCCCGAACTCGTCCACGACGACCGACTGGCCGACGCCCGCGACGGTGGCTGGATGGACTTCGACTTCGCGGGCGCGACGGTCAACGGCGCGCGCACCTTCTACGACTCCGTCGAGAACGCCGCCAACGGGGCGTTCGGCGACCAGACCGACGCCACCCCCGAGAAGGGCGAGCGGCTCTTCGAGGCCGCCACGGAGCAACTGGTCGAGCTCTGCGAGTGGCTCGCCGCGCGCGAGGCGGACGAACTCGTCCCCCGCCCGCACGTCTGA
- the sod gene encoding superoxide dismutase, protein MSEQSNPELPPLPYDYDALEPSLSEQVLTWHHDTHHQGYVNGLDSAEQTLSENRESGDFGSSGGAMRSVTHNGCGHYLHTTFWENMSPDGGGEPSGDLADRIEEDFGSYEGWKGEFEAAASAAGGWALLVYDPVAKQLRNVVVDKHDQGALWGSHPILALDVWEHSYYYDYGPSRGDFVDAFFDVVDWDDVADKYDTVVSTYE, encoded by the coding sequence ATGTCCGAACAGTCAAACCCCGAACTGCCGCCGCTTCCGTACGACTACGACGCACTGGAGCCGAGCCTCTCCGAGCAGGTCCTGACGTGGCACCACGACACGCACCACCAGGGCTACGTAAACGGCCTCGACAGCGCGGAGCAGACGCTGTCGGAGAACCGCGAGAGCGGTGACTTCGGCTCCTCCGGGGGCGCGATGCGCTCGGTGACCCACAACGGCTGTGGACACTATCTCCACACCACGTTCTGGGAGAACATGTCCCCCGACGGCGGCGGCGAGCCGTCCGGCGACCTCGCCGACCGCATCGAGGAGGACTTCGGCTCCTACGAGGGCTGGAAGGGCGAGTTCGAAGCCGCCGCGTCCGCCGCGGGTGGCTGGGCGCTCCTCGTCTACGACCCCGTCGCCAAGCAGCTCCGCAACGTCGTCGTCGACAAGCACGACCAGGGCGCGCTCTGGGGCAGTCACCCCATCCTCGCGCTCGACGTCTGGGAGCACTCGTACTACTACGACTACGGTCCGTCGCGCGGCGACTTCGTCGACGCGTTCTTCGACGTCGTCGACTGGGACGACGTCGCCGACAAGTACGACACGGTCGTCTCCACGTACGAGTAA
- a CDS encoding MBL fold metallo-hydrolase, with protein sequence MIRNLAQGQRVFTSNAFLVEGERTVLVDPGNDFDVVSAVREHVDALDAVVLTHTHPDHVGNLDAVKEAFGVDAWGFDVDQPGVDHPIADGDTVRMGDHDYLALHTPGHKDDHLCLYARAPGILFAGDLVFANGSFGRTDLAEGDRATLVESIDTLHETVDDDLAEMHTGHGPSVTTTPRQDIELAGQAARF encoded by the coding sequence ATGATTCGTAACCTCGCGCAGGGTCAGCGCGTGTTCACGAGCAACGCCTTCCTCGTCGAGGGCGAGCGAACCGTCCTCGTCGACCCCGGCAACGACTTCGACGTGGTGAGTGCCGTCCGCGAGCACGTCGACGCCCTCGACGCCGTGGTCCTCACCCACACGCACCCCGACCACGTCGGCAACCTCGACGCGGTGAAGGAGGCGTTCGGCGTCGACGCCTGGGGGTTCGACGTCGACCAGCCGGGCGTCGACCACCCCATCGCGGACGGCGACACCGTCCGGATGGGCGACCACGACTACCTCGCGCTCCACACCCCCGGTCACAAGGACGACCACCTCTGTCTCTACGCCCGCGCCCCGGGGATACTGTTCGCCGGCGACCTCGTCTTCGCCAACGGGAGCTTCGGCCGGACCGACCTCGCCGAGGGCGACCGGGCGACGCTCGTCGAGAGCATCGACACCCTCCACGAGACGGTCGACGACGACCTCGCCGAGATGCACACCGGCCACGGGCCGAGCGTCACGACGACCCCCCGGCAGGACATCGAACTCGCCGGACAGGCGGCGCGGTTCTGA
- a CDS encoding DUF5827 family protein, which produces MPRPREEFDRLRPLQFRDPAEVLEEDQLYTVYEIARLLQGVEVDRELDVETENVLLDWAIPWMMVNADAFVFGDPEADDEPGYYGLATE; this is translated from the coding sequence ATGCCCCGACCGCGCGAGGAGTTCGACCGGCTCAGACCGCTCCAGTTCCGCGACCCCGCCGAGGTACTCGAGGAGGACCAGCTGTACACCGTCTACGAGATAGCGCGCCTCCTGCAGGGCGTCGAGGTGGACCGGGAACTCGACGTCGAGACGGAGAACGTCCTGCTCGACTGGGCCATCCCGTGGATGATGGTCAACGCCGACGCGTTCGTCTTCGGCGACCCCGAGGCCGACGACGAACCCGGGTACTACGGGCTGGCGACCGAGTGA
- a CDS encoding cupin domain-containing protein: protein MTYQTASPEDVESVIDEEYGGMWFLRDALDAEAVGVTVLELEPGAKGKEHDHAGDDHEEVYVVVDGRVDVDCGDDTVTLERNEAIRLSPDQRRQLVNRGDERARLVLAGAP from the coding sequence ATGACCTACCAGACCGCGAGTCCCGAGGACGTCGAGTCGGTCATCGACGAGGAGTACGGTGGCATGTGGTTCCTCCGGGACGCCCTCGACGCCGAGGCAGTGGGCGTTACCGTGCTGGAACTCGAACCCGGGGCGAAAGGGAAGGAACACGACCACGCCGGCGACGACCACGAGGAGGTGTACGTCGTCGTCGACGGCCGGGTCGACGTCGACTGTGGCGACGACACCGTGACGCTCGAACGGAACGAAGCGATTCGCCTCTCGCCGGACCAGCGCAGACAGCTGGTCAACCGGGGCGACGAACGCGCTCGCCTCGTGCTCGCCGGCGCGCCTTGA